The sequence CAGCCGCTGCCGCACGACCAGGTTCCGTTCCGCCGCCATCTTGAGAATCAGCCCATCGAGCTGGGCCTCCCATGGTGTCGATGCCTTTGGCTGCTCCATGTTCCAGACGTGCGCGCCGCCTGAGCTGAGCCAGAAATCGAGGTTCATCGCCGGATCGGAGTCGCTGGTAAGAAAACGGAAGTAGATCGCATCATAGTCGCCCTTCGTCATCCGATCGACCAGGGCGCCTACCTCCAGCGGCACCACGTCAACGGCGATGCCGACCTTCTTCAGGTCGTCGCGGATAAAGGCGGCCCCCTTCTCAAGCGCGGTGTTCCCCTTCTGCGTCACGAGTGTGAACCGCACCGCCGCGCCCAAGCCGCTTTCGAGCATCCCGTCCCGATTGGTATCGCGCAGACCCATACGTGCCAGCCCGGCCCTCGCCTCTGCCGGATCGTACGGATGGCGATCGATCGTGTTGGATGACGTCGGCGGGTACCACGTCTTGTTCGACGGCGACACCGGGCCCCACGTCGGCTCGGCGGCCCCGAGGAATACGGCGTTTGCGAATGCCTTGCGATCGACCGCCAGCGACACGGCTTTCCGGAACTCGACACTCTGCATCCACGCGCGGCGCGGATCCTTGGCCTTCGCCTCGGCCTTGAGGTTGAACCAGAACGCGTCGGCGTCAAACGACAGGCCGGCGTCAACCAGGCGCACCTTCCCTGCCGTCGCCTCCCGCTTGAGCACGGCGTAGTCGTCGGGCCGGATCTCGCTTTGCGTCAGGTCCGCCTGCCCGGACTGCACGCGCAGCAGCTCGGTGTTCTGATCTGGCGTGATCTCGATCGTCAGCCGATCCAGATATGGCAGGGGCGTGCCGGCCGCGTCCTTCCGCCAGTAGCGCGGGTTGCGCGCAAACACGAGCCGCTCCCCCGCTCTGTACTCCTGCAGCACAAACGGGCCCAGCCCAACCAGTTCGCCAGGCGCGACGCTTGCTCCCCACGCCTTGCCGAGTGATCCCGACTTGAGTGCGCCTTCGAGCTTGTGCTTCGGAAGGATGGGCAGCATGTCGAGCAGCCGCAGCCCGGGTCCAAATGCGGTCGGGAACTTGATGACGACGGTGTTGCTGTCTGGGGCGGTGACCGCGAGCGGCTTCCCGCCGACGAGCATCGCGTCGGCGAGCGTGCTTCCGGTCCGCTCGTCGTACAACGCCTGGACCGAGAACAGCACGTCGGCCGACGTGAATCTGGCCCCATCCGAGAATTGCACGCCGCGTCGCAGGTTCAGCGTGCACGTCAGGCCGTCGACCGAACACGCGAACTGCTCTGCCAGCCACGGCTCGAGCTGCTGAGTCGCGCGATTGATCCGGACGAGTCTCGCGTTGATCAACTGCGTGACCAGGCTGCTGGCGAAGTCGCGGCTCGCGTGCGGATTGAAGCTGCGCGGCTCGCTCCGCATCGTCGCCACGAGGCTGCCGCCTCTGGTCGGCAGCGCCGCCGCCACGCCGACGCTCAGCATCAACCCGACGACGCTCCAGCCCGTGACCGCTAGCCCGCGACGACGGACGCTTCTCATGGGTTCCTTGCTCCTTGTTTCTTTCCCTACACACCCGCTGCGATGTACTTGCGGATCGCCGCGATCGTCCGTTCCATTTCGGCCACGGAGTTGTAGAAGTGAGGCGACAGGCGCAGGCCGGGCCTATCCGCCCCCGAGCGCGCGGAACAGGCGATGCGTTCCTGTTGGTAAAGAGCCGCCGCCAGCTTCGCGGGATCGAGGCGGCCAGGCTGGAACGTGACGATGGCGGCAGAGTGCGACGGATCGGCTGACGTCCACACCTTCACGCCGTCGGTGCGGCGCAGCTCGGTCAACAGGAGCTGGGCCAGATGGCGCGATCGTGCCTCAATCGCGGCCCGGCCAATAGTCCCCTGCAGGGTCATTGCTTCTGCCATTCCCACAATCGCGGGTTCGTTCCGCTGGCCCAGTCCTTCGAGGCGCCGCGATACGCCAACGGCTCCCGAGTACAGGCTCACGACGCTGGCCCACAACTTCGATTCGATCTGCTTGTTGACGAACAGCACGCCGACCTCGCGCGGGCCGCACGGCCACTTGTGCGCGCTGCCCGTGAAGAAGTCGGGCTGCATGTCGGCCAGATCGATGTCGAGGATACCGAACGACTGGGCGCCGTCGACAATCGACAGCGCCCCGCGCTCGCGTGCCAGCCGACAGATATCGCGGACAGGGAACACGTCACCGGCCGACGCGGTCACGTGCGTCAGCGCGACGACGCGCGTGGCGGGCGTGAGTGCCGAGCGGAAGGCGTCCACAATCGCCGCGTGACCGGGATGCGGGCTCGGGTGCGCGACGCGGCGCACGGTGAAGCCAAACCGTTTCGCCTTCTCGTCCCAGGCGTTCAGCAGACTGGGGTGATTCTCAGCCGACACGATCACTTCGTCGCCCGACTTCAGGTCGAGCCCGCTCGAGACGAAGTTGTTGCCCTCGCTGGTATTGCGGGTGAGGACGATTTCCTCGGGCGTCGCGCGCAGGGCGGCCGCGACCGTTCGCCGCGCCTGCTCCTTCGCCTCGCTCAATTTGCGCCGGTTCGGCATCGACGGATCCGCGTCGACGTCGCGCGTGGCACGGTAGACCGCTTCGGCGACGGGAAGCGACGTCGGACAGAGGTTCGCCGCGTTCACAATTGCGAGACCGGGCGGCATGAGGAACTGCTGACGGACACGCTGCCAATAACCCTCGTCGGCCGCAGCCGGAGCGGGCACGAGCGGCGGCATCTGAGCCCGTGTCGCGGCCCACGCCGGAAGCTCGAGCCATCCGAGCGTGCCCGCCAGACCGGCCAGTCTTGTGAACGAGCGCCGACTCAGGGTCGATCGGTATGCGTGGTTCTTCGTGCTCACGACTGCCCTCCAGTTCGCCATGCGGGCCGCCGGCCAGCCTGCCGCAGCATCGTGTACCCGGCCCGCGAGTTCGTCAAGTTTCCTGCCCCTGAGCTGTCCCTTAGCGATTCACTACCGCCAGCCGCACGGGTGACGTAGAATCTGCGCGTAAACTGCTCGAACAACTGATCTGGCTCAGCGCAGACTGCCGGGCGGCGCGCGATCCAGCGGGACGACCGGGGGCGGACGGATGAACAGGTCGCAACTTCTGAAACGTCTAGATCAGACGTGGAACGCATTCACCGCGTCGTACGCTGATTTGTCCGACGCCGAAATCACGGAGCCCACTGTGACGGGCACATGGTCGATCAAGGACATCATCGTGCACGTGGCCACGTGGGAAGCGGAGTCGCTCGAGCATCTGCCAATCATTCTGGCGGGCGGGCGGCCGCCGCGCTATTCCGTGATGTACGGCGGCATCGATGCCTTCAACGCCAGGACGACGGAGTTGACGCGGAACGTGTCGATCGCCGAGGCGCTCGGGATGCGGGATGTTGCGCACCGGCGGCTCATCAATTTCATCCTGACGGTGCCTGAGGATCAATTCATCAGGGAGACGGGCTTCCGTCGTCGCCTTCGGCTCGATACCTACGGCCATTACCCGAGGCACACCGCGGCCATTCAGAGATGGCGACAGCGACGGGCGGAGAGGTAGAGCCTGCGGAAGACTGACCTCCGGGCTCCCCCCGTCCTACGGCTGCTTCCTGACAGCCATTGTCGCTTCGATTTCCTTGACCGTGCGCGGAATCCCGACAGTCAGATTTTCGCATCCGGTCTCGGTGATCACGACGGTGTCCTCGACGCGAACGCCCAGATCCTCGCCGGGCCACGTCATGTACGGTTCGTTGGCGAGAACCATGCCGACGTGCCAGATGCGCGCGCCGCGTGTAGAATACCGCTGCGCGACAATTGTCATCCAGGATTCCCGGCACATGGAGGAGACCGCTCATGAGCAGGACAGCACGGCGAGTGATCGTATGGGCCTGTTGTTTGGTACCGCTTGCGTTGATGGGTGAGACCCGGGCGCAGGTGCAGGCTCCCAAGCCAGAACAGGCGAAGTTCTGGACCGTGCCCGGGTATCGGCATGGCCCGAGCGCGTTCCGGCGCAACTTCCTGGTGGAGACCACGCCGCTCCAGGAAGGCGTCATGGACTTCAAGCACTACCACAAGTACACCGAGACCGTGGAGTTCCTGAAGCGGTGGGAGAGGCAGTACCCGGACCTGGTCAATCTCTACGTCGTGGCGCAGAGCTTCGGCGGCCTGGATATCTATCAGGTGACCGTCACCAACAAGAAGACCGGCAAGGACACCGACAAGCCCGCCATGTACGTCGAGGGCAACCGCCATGCCGGAGAAGTGACGGCTGCAGAATCGGCGCTCTGGATGCTGAATTACATGCTGACCAACTACGGGAAGGACAAGGAGGTCACTCGGCTCCTCGACAACTTCACCTACTACTTCCGCCCCGTGAACAACCCCGACGGCAGCCTGCTCTACCTGGAGACGGCCCAGACGCTGCGCAGCACGATTCGCCCGCATGACGATGACGGGGATGGGTTGCTGGATGAGGACCCCCCCGAAGATCTCGACGGCGACGGGTTCGTACGCCAGATGCGCGTGAAGGTGGCGATGGGCAAAGGGGACGCAATCCTCGATTCGCGCGATCCCTCTGGCCGCCTGATGAGGAGAGTGGGCGCGGGCAAGGGCGACTATCTGCTGCTGACCGAGGGGTACGACAACGACAAGGACGGCCGGGTCAACGAGGACGGCATTGGCGGGCTCGATTTGCACCGCAACTACCCCGAGAACTGGCGGCCGGAAACCGAAGAAACCCAGCGCGGCTTCACGCAGGGAGGCTCCGGTGAATATCCCCTGTCGGAAGTGGAGACGCGTGCAGTGGTCACCTTCCTGCTCGCCCATCCGAATGTGTCCGTCGTCAACACGATGGACACCACCGTCCCGATGCTCCTGCGTCCGCCGTCCACCTCCCCCAGTGAGGAACGGATGTATCCGGAAGACCTGACGCTGTACAAGGCCTTCGATACCAAGGGCAAGGAGATCACCGGCTACGCCAGGGCCGGCGACGTCTACAACGACTACGGCGGCGGCAGCCCGCTCTTCGGCCATAGCCCCGATTTCGGGTACTGGCAGTACGGCGCCATCTGGTATGGAGATGAGCTCTGGAACGGCGGCAATGTCGGCGATTACAACAAGGACGGCATCGTCAACGACGAACTGGACCGCCTGCAGTACAACGACAAGGAACTGAAGATCAGCCGCTTCCAGCCGTGGACCAAGATCGTCCACCCCGACTACGGCGAGGCTGAAGTGGGCGGCTGGAATCCCAAGTTCTGGAGCCAGAATCCGCCGCCGGAACTGCTCGAGATCTGGGCCGAGAAGGAAGCCCGGTTCAATCTGATGCTGGCCGCCAGCCTGCCGAAGGTGGTGATGGGCGAGCCGAAGGTCACCGGCAACGGTGACGAGTACACGATTGAGGTCTCGGTCGAGAACCAGGGCGTGATTCCGACGGCACTGAAGCAGGCCCAACTGGTCAAGATCGTGCGCCCCGATACCGTGGGGATGGTGTTCCCGGCCGGCATGACGTCGGTATCCGCCACGGGTGGCCGCGGTGGTCGAGGCGGGCGAGGCGGCGGCGGTGGCCGCGGCGCCGCTGGAGCGCAACCGGAACCGCCAGCCGCGAGTCAGGACAAGGTGATCATCGTCGAGCCGCAGGGCCGGACAGCCGTGACGATCGATCGACTGACCAGCAATGAAAAAAAACCGGTCACGTTCAAGATTCGTCTGAATGGGATCAGCGGCACGGAGTGCACGCTGCGGTATCTGTCGACGCGCGGCGGCGTCGTCGAGAAGAAGATCTATATCGGCAAGCGATAGGGGGCGATGGTCATGTTCTGGTGGCACTGGGCGGTGCTGGGATTGGCGTTGGCCGTCCTCGAGATCCTGACACCGGGCGGGTTCTACCTGGTGTTTTTCGGCGTGGCGGGCCTGGCGGTATCGGTCCTGACCCTGTTGGGTATCGGGGGACCGCTCTGGGTGCAGGTGCTGTTCTTCTCGCTGTTCTCCATCGTCAGTGTGGCGCTGTTCCGCAACCCGCTGTTGCGGAGGATGCAGCGCCAGGCGGTCGAACACGTGCCGGTGGAGACGCTGGTCGGCGAACTCGCGATCCCGGTGACCGCCATCGAACCGGGCGCGGTCGCCAAGGCCGAGTTGCGTGGCACTACGTGGACTGCGCGCAACCGCGGTACGCGGGTCATTCCGGCGGGCTGCCGGTGCAAGGTGGTCCAGATCGATGGTCTGGTCGTGACGATTGAACCTGAGTGAGGTGACAACATGGGCGGCACACTGATCGTTTTTGTCGCGCTCGCAATCCTCGTCATCATCATCCTGATCAAGACGGCCGTGGTCGTGCCGCAGCAGACGGCTGTGGTCGTTGAGCGTCTCGGCAAGTACGCGGGCACGCTGAATGCGGGCTTCCACGTGCTGGTGCCGTTTGTGGATGTGATTCGCTACCGGCACACGCTCAAAGAGCAGACGATCGAAATCCCCGCGCAGATCTGCATCACACGCGACAACGTGCAGGTGCATGTCGACGGCGTGCTCTACCTGCAGGTGCTGGACCCCGAGCGCGCGTCCTACGGGATCAGCAGCTACCTGTTTGCCATCATGCAGCTGGCCCAGACCACGCTGCGCAGTGAGATCGGCAAGATCGTCCTCGACAAGACGTTCGAGGAGCGCACCAACATCAACACCGCCGTCGTAAGCGAGCTCGACAAGGCCACCGAGTCGTGGGGCATCAAGGTTCTGCGGTATGAGATCAAGAACATCACCCCTCCGGTCGACGTGCTCGCTGCGATGGAGAAGCAGATGCGCGCCGAGCGGGAAAAGCGCGCCGTCGTCCTGACGTCGGAAGGTCAACGCGACGCCGTGATCAACAATGCCGAAGGCGAGAAACAGCAGGTGATCAAGGCGTCCGAGGCTCGAAAGCAACAGCAGATCAACGAAGCCGCGGGCCAGGCGGAGGCGATCCTGGCCGTGGCGACCGCGACGGCCGAGGGCATCCGGCAGGTGGCCATTGCCATTGAGACGCCTGGCGGCGGCAATGCGGTCAAGTTGCGCGTGGCCGAACAGTACGTCGCCCAGTTGGGACAATTGGCCAAGGGCAGCACCAATCTCATCCTGCCAGCCAACGTCGCAGACGTGGGAGCCATGGTCGCGCTGGCGATGAACGTACTCAACCAGCAGAAGGCCTAGGGCGTTCGCCGACAGTCGCTGCGGCGAAGGCAGGCGGCATGGTGCGGCACGTGAGTCAGCGCTGCCGCGCGGAGGAAATCATATGTGGAAACGCTGCATCATTTCGACTGCACTGCTCATCCTGCCCGTCGTCTCGGCGGCGCAGGTCACCGCCATCAAGGCCGGCAAGCTCGTGGACCCTGACACCGGCACCGCGGCCGTCAACCAGATCATCCTGATCGAGGGCGAGAAGATCAAAGAGGTCGGCCCGAACGTCAAGATCCCGCCCGGCGCGGAGGTGATCGACCTGTCGAAGATGACGGTCCTGCCCGGCCTCGTCGACGCCCACACCCACATGGCCATCACGTACAAGGAGGTTCCCGAGAACAACTACTACTACCTCACGTACGTGATGGACTCGACGCCGCTGCGCGCCATCCAGGCCGCGTCAAACGGCATGCAGATGCTCGCGTCTGGCTTCACCGTGGTGCGCGACGTGGGCAATAACGCGCTCTACGCCGACGTGGCCCTGCGCACGGCGATCGAGCAGGGATGGCTGCCCGGGCCAACGGTGATTCCGTCCGGCCCCATGATTGGCAGCACGGGCGGCCAGTTCTGGCCGACGCCCGAGATGTACAAGGATCACAACATCATGTACCCCGAGTACATCGATGCCGACAGCCCGGACGAAATCGTCAAGGCAGTGCGCCAGAACATGCTGTTCGGCGCGAAGACGATCAAGCTGTGCATTGACTGCAAGCCGTGGGGCTACTCGGTTGACGACATCAAACTGGCGATGCGAGAGGCCGCCAAGGGCGGGTGCCTCGTCGAAGGCCACGTGCAGACGCCCGAAGGCGCTCAGCGCTCCATCGACGCGGGCATCCACATCATCGCGCACGGGAGGGCGCTGACGCCCGAGCATCATCGCCAGATGGCTCAGAAGGGCATCTTCCTGGCGGGCACCGATACCCCATTCACCGCGTACCGCGGCACCGAGGCTGCCTTCAAGGACGCCGTCGCCAACCTGCGCGACGCGTGGGAGAAGAAGGTGCCGGTGACATTCTCGACCGACATGGACTACTGGAACGAGCGGATGAAGAAGGCCAACGGCGACTGGATGTCGCGCGGCGAGATCACCATCAACTTCCTGCTCACCTGGAAGGCCGCCGGCATTCCCGCCGCCGACACGCTCAAAGCGCTCACCATCACCGGATATCAGGCCTCCGGCATCATCAACGAGCGCGGGCCGATCAAACCCGGCATGTTCGCGGACATGATTGCGGTGCCAGGCAACCCGCTCGAGGACATCGACGCGGTGCGCAACGTCCAGTTCGTCATGAAGAACGGCCTCGTCTACAAACGCGACGGCGTAATGACACCGGAGAAGTTCTTCCATCCCGGGCCGGTGAAGGGCTGGAGAGCGAAGTAGCCGCCAAGGGCGGCGGCAGTCAACCTCGCCCGGTGACGGCGGCGTGCAGGCGCGAACCTCGCCCCTGCGCGCCGGTTTCCGCGCTACTTCCCGTTCCGCGCCAGCCCGGCGCGCGCCTGCGCCACCATGTCCTTCGTCTCCTTCATCAGCGTTGGGACGTGATACGGAATGCCGTCCTTGATGGTCCACTCGATGCCGCCGCCGTGGACGAGCTTGATGTTCCTGTCGCCCGGCACAAGCGGCGCGTAGTTGGACACAGGCTGGCCGTTGAGGGTGAGGATGTCCACGCCGTACGGGTTGAGCACGCGCAGATTGTCGAGGGGATTGCCGTTCACCACGATCAGGTCTGCAATGTAGCCTTCGCGAATCCGGCCCAGCCGATCCTCCAGGCCGAGCAGTTTCGCGCCGTTCACTGTGGCGTGCTTGATGATTTCGAGGGGCTCGAACCCGGCCTCTTCCATCAACTCAAGTTCGCGAATGTAACCGAAACCGTACAGGTTGTAGATGAACCCGGCATCATCGCCGACGGTGATCACGCCGCCCTTGTTCGAGAATTCGCGCAACAGGCCCATCCACACCAGGAAGTCCTTCTGCCAGCGCACCTCCTGCGTGTGCGTCCAGCCGAAGAAGTACGATCCGTGCTTCTCCAGGCCCGGCTTCCAGTACTCCTCCATCGTCGGATGCAGGTAGTCCTTGAGCCATGGCACGTTCTGCGCCCGGATCAGATCACGGCTCGCGACATAGGCGTCCATCGTCGGGCACCAGGTCACGTTGTGGTTGACCATCAGGTCGAGCACGTCCGAGAGCTTCTCGCGGTTGAGATTGGGCTGAAGGTAGAGCTCGCCGGCGCGCCCGAACCGGTGAATCTCGTTGCTGGCGTTGTGGTCGGGCGGGAAATGCTGGATGCCATCGAGCGCCGCATCGGCCACGCCGTAGAAATGCTCGATGGAAGTGACATCGAGTTCGGCGTAGTCTCTCGCGTTGGTCTCCTCCACCGCGATGTGCACGGCGGTGCGCAGGCCCTGCTTGTGGGCCTCGTCGAGCACGGCTTCGGCCTGATCGCGATCCATCCCGAACAGCTTGAGGCCGTCCACGCCTTCGGCTTTCGCAAAGCGCACGCCCTCGGGAATCTGGGCAGGCTTCATGCCCTTTGACATCCACAGGGTGCTGTAGACGAGGATCCTCGGCGCCACGAGCGTATGCGCGCTGCTTTGCGCGCGCCACTGCTTTGCCTTCGCCCAGTCGGAACTGACGTCGCGCACCGTCGTCACTCCCGACGCGAGGTAGAGGTTCATCTCGTACTGAAGCGGCTGTGGCACGCCGCCGCGTTCGTCCTGCAGGTGCATGTGTGCATTGATGAGGCCCGGCAACACGTACTTGCCTGTCGCGTCAATCACCGAGTCGGGGGGCGGATCGCCTGGCGACCAACGGCCGATCTTCGCGATCAGGCCGTCCTGAACGAGGATGTCGGTCGGGCCGTACGCGGGCTTGCCGTTTCCGTAGACGACCATCGCATTCTGGATGAGCAGCCGCTTGACGGACTGCGCGTGGTGCGGTGCACTTGTTGCGGCCAGCGCGCGCGGCTGCAGCCTCGCGGTTGCTGGTGGTGAAGGCGGCGTCTTCGCCGAAGCGGAGCCGGCAGACGGCATTATCTCGACACGCGCGGGCTGCCGCGCCGCGCCCAGTTGCAGCACCGTCACTACCAGGACGATGGCCGCAACCCACAGACACTGAACACGAGAATCACCATGTCGCATGTCTGAATCCTCCTCAGAGTCCCAAGCGAGGCCGTGGTCCGTCGGGGCGATTGGCGAGAAGTCTATCAGAGAGGGCGCGCTGGGTTCTGGAACCCATTTCGATACCGCCCGGGCGTCTCGCCGGAGACTCCGGTCAAGAAGTAGAAGGCCAGGGACTCGCGACTTGAGTCTTCCGACAGCCCGTTTTTGTGTATGATTGTCATCATTCCGCGATCGAGCAGCGGCCTTGCGGCGACACCTGCAGGTGTTCGATGAATGACGACGGATTGGCACCAGCGCACGAACTGCAAGTCGATGTCGACCTGATCCTCCAGATCGGGCTGCAGATCAACGCCGAGCACGACATCGATCGACTGCTGACTCTCACCGTGCAGGCGATCAAGGAGTCGCTCAAGTACTCCACCTGCGCCATTATGCTGGCAGAAGGGACGGACCTGGTCATCCGCGCGGTGACCGATTACCCGGAGGCCATCATCGGCACGCGCATCCCGATCGGCAGTGGCCTCACCGGTCGTTGCGCGTCGAGCCGGGAGGAGTCGCTCGTTCCTGACTTGAGCAAATCCCCGTACTACGTCCATCTCGGCAGCGAGGAGTTCCGCTCCGAACTGGACATCCCGATCGTCTTCCGCGGAAAGATGCTGGGCGTCCTCAATACCCAAAGCGCGGCGCTCAACGCCTTCGGTGAACACGACGTCCACACGCTGAAGATTCTGGCGACGCAGATCGGCGTTGCGCTCTACAACACCCGAATCCGCACCCAGCTCGAGCTGGTCCAGGATATCGGTGTTCAGCTGGTGACCATCGTGAGAGCGGAAGAGCTCTTTCCGTGGATCGTGCGCCAGATCCAGCAGCGGCTCCACCATGATTCCTGCGCGATTCTTCGGGCGGACGGCCACGACCTCGTGCTGGAGGCTTCCACGGGCGGCTATGCCCAGGATCTGGTCGGCATGCGAATCCCGTTCGGCGACGGGATCACGGGGCGGTGTGCGCTCGAACAAAGAGTCGTCAACGTCGGGGACGTGCGGTCAGACCGCGGATACATCACGTCCGGTGTCGAGGGCGTGCGCTCCGAGATCGCCTCGCCTATCCTCTTCGAAGGGAAGCTGCATGGCGTGCTGACGGTCGAGAGCAGCGCCGAGAATGCTTTCGACGACGACGACACGCGCCTGTTGTCAACGCTCAGCGCCCAGGTGGCCGTGGGCCTCCGTCAGGCTCAGATGTTCGCCGAAGCCGAACGGATGGCGGTGACCGATGCGCTTACCGGTCTCTACAACTATCGCTACTTCTACGAACGACTGCACGCCGAGACGGCCCGGTCGGCCCGGTATGGCCACCCGTTGTCGCTGGTGATGATCGATCTGGACTTCTTCAAGGATGTCAACGACCGTTTCGGGCACCTGAAGGGGGACGAAGTCCTGCGCGAGGTTGCGCGCACGGTCCGGAGAAACATCCGCCGCTTCGACGAGCCGATGGCCATCAGGCACGCAGACATCGACATCGCCTCTCGTTACGGCGGCGAAGAGTTCATCGTCATCATGCCGGAAACGGGCATCGAAGGCGCCGCCATCGCAGCCGAGCGCCTGCGGGCCGCAATCGAAGCGGAAGTGGGCCACGCTGCCGGTCTGGTCGGCGAGAACGGCCAGACCTTGAACGTCACCGGGAGCTTCGGCGTGGCGGTCTTTGAGCGAGGGCTGGGGCCAGAGGGTTTGATCAAGCGCGCCGATGACGCGGTGTACAAGGCCAAGCACGAAGGCCGAAACCGCGTCGTCGTGGCCCAGGTGTCGGGCGCGCGCTGAGGCTGCCTCTACTCATGGTGCCTGTTTCTGTGCCCGTACCCAGGTCATCGCGTCGATCAGCCGCGCGTCGAATTCCTTCTCGTTTCCGCTGAACCGGTGGTTCGATGCCCTGATGATCCACAGTCGCTTCGGCTCCTTCGCCTTCTCCATCAGGCGCTGAATCTCGGCGATCGGGACAAACTCGTCGGCGGAGGAATGAAGGGCGGCCAGAGGCATGGGCGACACCTTCTCGATGATGGCGCCGACGCTGAAGGTGGGCTCGTCCGGCACCTGCTTGGTGAGGTAGATGATCGAGTCCCGCCACCGCCACGCCAGCTCGTTGATGTCGGGGAGCCCCAACGCGATGACGCCCCGAACGGCCGCTCTCGTGCGGGGATCGGAGGCGGCGAGCACCGATAACCCGGCTCCCTCAGACACGCCGACCAGAAACGCGCGCGATCGATTCGACTGTTGTGCGGCGTACTGGGCGAAGGCCCTGAAGTCGCCTGGCACCTCTTCCGGCCGGAGCGTCGTCGAACTCGATGTAAAGACCGACAGATACTCCTTGCTGTCGATGCCGACCACGAAATACCCGGCCCTGCCGAGCACTTCTGCCGCGTGAGGCCCGAGATGAAGCCACCCGCCGTCGCCGCTCGCAATGACCACGGGATCGCCGCTTGCGCTGCCATAGATGTGCAGCGTCAACGCCTTGCCCCGAAGCGTGAAGGATGTTGAGGCTTGCCCGAGGGCAGGCGGGGCGACGGCCAGACAGAGCAACAGCGTCAGAACCGCCGGGACAGACAGACGGCGCGGCATT comes from Acidobacteriota bacterium and encodes:
- a CDS encoding paraslipin; translation: MGGTLIVFVALAILVIIILIKTAVVVPQQTAVVVERLGKYAGTLNAGFHVLVPFVDVIRYRHTLKEQTIEIPAQICITRDNVQVHVDGVLYLQVLDPERASYGISSYLFAIMQLAQTTLRSEIGKIVLDKTFEERTNINTAVVSELDKATESWGIKVLRYEIKNITPPVDVLAAMEKQMRAEREKRAVVLTSEGQRDAVINNAEGEKQQVIKASEARKQQQINEAAGQAEAILAVATATAEGIRQVAIAIETPGGGNAVKLRVAEQYVAQLGQLAKGSTNLILPANVADVGAMVALAMNVLNQQKA
- a CDS encoding ABC transporter substrate-binding protein yields the protein MRSVRRRGLAVTGWSVVGLMLSVGVAAALPTRGGSLVATMRSEPRSFNPHASRDFASSLVTQLINARLVRINRATQQLEPWLAEQFACSVDGLTCTLNLRRGVQFSDGARFTSADVLFSVQALYDERTGSTLADAMLVGGKPLAVTAPDSNTVVIKFPTAFGPGLRLLDMLPILPKHKLEGALKSGSLGKAWGASVAPGELVGLGPFVLQEYRAGERLVFARNPRYWRKDAAGTPLPYLDRLTIEITPDQNTELLRVQSGQADLTQSEIRPDDYAVLKREATAGKVRLVDAGLSFDADAFWFNLKAEAKAKDPRRAWMQSVEFRKAVSLAVDRKAFANAVFLGAAEPTWGPVSPSNKTWYPPTSSNTIDRHPYDPAEARAGLARMGLRDTNRDGMLESGLGAAVRFTLVTQKGNTALEKGAAFIRDDLKKVGIAVDVVPLEVGALVDRMTKGDYDAIYFRFLTSDSDPAMNLDFWLSSGGAHVWNMEQPKASTPWEAQLDGLILKMAAERNLVVRQRLFYQAQKILSDNLPVIYFAVARLYVATSTRVVGAVAAPLRPSILWNADAIGVVR
- a CDS encoding NfeD family protein, encoding MVMFWWHWAVLGLALAVLEILTPGGFYLVFFGVAGLAVSVLTLLGIGGPLWVQVLFFSLFSIVSVALFRNPLLRRMQRQAVEHVPVETLVGELAIPVTAIEPGAVAKAELRGTTWTARNRGTRVIPAGCRCKVVQIDGLVVTIEPE
- a CDS encoding M14 family metallopeptidase, which gives rise to MSRTARRVIVWACCLVPLALMGETRAQVQAPKPEQAKFWTVPGYRHGPSAFRRNFLVETTPLQEGVMDFKHYHKYTETVEFLKRWERQYPDLVNLYVVAQSFGGLDIYQVTVTNKKTGKDTDKPAMYVEGNRHAGEVTAAESALWMLNYMLTNYGKDKEVTRLLDNFTYYFRPVNNPDGSLLYLETAQTLRSTIRPHDDDGDGLLDEDPPEDLDGDGFVRQMRVKVAMGKGDAILDSRDPSGRLMRRVGAGKGDYLLLTEGYDNDKDGRVNEDGIGGLDLHRNYPENWRPETEETQRGFTQGGSGEYPLSEVETRAVVTFLLAHPNVSVVNTMDTTVPMLLRPPSTSPSEERMYPEDLTLYKAFDTKGKEITGYARAGDVYNDYGGGSPLFGHSPDFGYWQYGAIWYGDELWNGGNVGDYNKDGIVNDELDRLQYNDKELKISRFQPWTKIVHPDYGEAEVGGWNPKFWSQNPPPELLEIWAEKEARFNLMLAASLPKVVMGEPKVTGNGDEYTIEVSVENQGVIPTALKQAQLVKIVRPDTVGMVFPAGMTSVSATGGRGGRGGRGGGGGRGAAGAQPEPPAASQDKVIIVEPQGRTAVTIDRLTSNEKKPVTFKIRLNGISGTECTLRYLSTRGGVVEKKIYIGKR
- a CDS encoding M24 family metallopeptidase; translation: MTIVAQRYSTRGARIWHVGMVLANEPYMTWPGEDLGVRVEDTVVITETGCENLTVGIPRTVKEIEATMAVRKQP
- a CDS encoding aminotransferase class V-fold PLP-dependent enzyme; its protein translation is MSTKNHAYRSTLSRRSFTRLAGLAGTLGWLELPAWAATRAQMPPLVPAPAAADEGYWQRVRQQFLMPPGLAIVNAANLCPTSLPVAEAVYRATRDVDADPSMPNRRKLSEAKEQARRTVAAALRATPEEIVLTRNTSEGNNFVSSGLDLKSGDEVIVSAENHPSLLNAWDEKAKRFGFTVRRVAHPSPHPGHAAIVDAFRSALTPATRVVALTHVTASAGDVFPVRDICRLARERGALSIVDGAQSFGILDIDLADMQPDFFTGSAHKWPCGPREVGVLFVNKQIESKLWASVVSLYSGAVGVSRRLEGLGQRNEPAIVGMAEAMTLQGTIGRAAIEARSRHLAQLLLTELRRTDGVKVWTSADPSHSAAIVTFQPGRLDPAKLAAALYQQERIACSARSGADRPGLRLSPHFYNSVAEMERTIAAIRKYIAAGV
- a CDS encoding DinB family protein, whose product is MNRSQLLKRLDQTWNAFTASYADLSDAEITEPTVTGTWSIKDIIVHVATWEAESLEHLPIILAGGRPPRYSVMYGGIDAFNARTTELTRNVSIAEALGMRDVAHRRLINFILTVPEDQFIRETGFRRRLRLDTYGHYPRHTAAIQRWRQRRAER